CTAAAATCGTTGTAGCAGCTGGACCTGGATCATATACAGGTGTTCGTATAGGTGTGACAGCTGCAAAAACATTAGCTTGGTCACTTCAAATACCAATTGTAGGTGTATCAAGTTTAGAAGTAGTGGCAGCAAATGGTGCTAATTTTAAGGGATTAATCTCTCCTTTATTTGATGGTCGACGTGGTCAAATTTACACGGGGCTATATACATATGAAGGGGAGCAGTTAACTTCAATAGAAGAAGACCGAATTATGCTTATTGTTGACTGGTTGCAAATGTTAAAAGATAAAGAACAGCCTGTTTTATTTATTGGTAACGATGTTAAATTGCATAAAGAAACAATTATAGAATACTTAGGTGATCAAGCTGTATTTGCTCCTTTCACTAAGAATAACCCAAGACCAAGTGAGCTAGCATTTTTAGGGTTACAAAAAGAAGAACAAGATGTGCATACGTTTGTACCTAGTTACCTTCGTTTAGCGGAAGCTGAAACAAACTGGTTAGAAAGTCAAAAGAAGTAGAGGTCTATAGAAAATGGATATGATATTTAGAAAGATGGCACTCGATGATATTGCTCAAATTGTAGCTATTGAAGAAGCGTCTTTTTCAACTCCTTGGACTGCAGATGCTTTTCAACGTGAATTAGCGATGAATGAACATGCACATTATGTTGTGCTAGAAAAAGATGGTCGCGTAATTGGTTATTGTGGATTGTGGATAATTATTGATGAATCACATATAACAAATATAGCTATTTTGCCAGAGTACCGAGGTCAAAAGTTAGGAGATGCCTTATTGAAAGAGGTTATTTCGGAGGCGAAAGACCTAGGAGTAAAAACGATGACACTTGAAGTACGCGTATCAAATGAAGTAGCAAAACAGTTATACAGAAAATACGGATTTCAAAATGGTGGGATTCGTAAACGATACTATGCAGACAATCAGGAAGATGGTCTCGTAATGTGGGTGAATATATAATGGAAAAAAATACGATTATACTTGGTATTGAAACAAGCTGTGATGAAACAGCAGTAGCAGTTGTTAAAAATGGAACGGAAATTATTGCGAATATCGTTGCATCACAAATTGAAAGTCATAAGCGTTTTGGTGGAGTCGTACCAGAGATTGCATCCCGTCACCATGTAGAAGAAATTACAGTTGTGCTAGAGGAAGCTTTAAAAGAAGCAAATATCACTTTCGAGGATATTGATGCAATTGCCGTAACAGAAGGACCTGGTTTGGTTGGAGCACTTTTAATAGGTGTAAATGCAGCGAAAGCTGTGGCTTTTGCGCATGATATCCCTCTAGTTGGTGTTCATCATATTGCTGGTCATATTTATGCAAACCGTTTAGTAAAAGAAGTACAATTCCCATTACTATCACTTGTTGTATCTGGTGGACATACGGAGCTTGTTTATATGAAAGAACACGGTTCATTTGAAGTGATTGGTGAAACACGAGATGATGCAGCAGGGGAAGCATATGATAAAGTAGCTCGTACGTTATCTATGCCATATCCAGGTGGTCCTCATATTGATCGCCTTGCACATGAAGGAAAGCCGACAATTGATTTACCTCGTGCATGGCTAGAGCCGGATTCGTATGATTTTAGCTTTAGTGGATTGAAATCGGCAGTTATCAACACTGTGCATAACGCAAAACAACGTGGTATAGAAATTGCACCGGAAGATTTAGCAGCAAGTTTCCAAGAAAGTGTAATCGACGTACTTGTAACGAAAGCGTCTCGTGCGGCGGATGCATATAACGTAAAGCAAGTGCTTCTTGCTGGTGGAGTAGCTGCTAATAAAGGGCTTCGTGCACGTTTAGAAGCAGAATTTGCACAAAAAGAAAATATAGAGCTAATTATCCCGCCTCTATCTTTATGCACAGATAATGCAGCGATGATTGCAGCTGCAGGTACAATTGCATACGAACAAGGAAAACGTGCGACATTAGCTTTAAATGCAAATCCAGGATTAGATATTGAAGCATAGTTATACACAAAATTAACCACAACCTGTGGACAAAACCCATGTTATCTGTTGATAATATGGGTTTTGTTGTGTATATAAAATGTGTATAACTTTTTTGTGGAATGTGGATAATGTGGAAAAGTTATTTTAATGTCTATTTTATAAAGGTGGATATGTGTATAAACTTGTGGATAAAGCGGATGAGGTCTGACCTTTAAAGATATTCTTTTTCGGGAAATAAAAAACAAGAAGATATCCCCAAAAAACTTTTGAAACATCCGCCTCTTATTATATAGGTTGCTACTATTGTCAATCTTTGTCGGTAAAACGATAGTTCTTGTCGAATCATTCATATATTTTAAGTTACGGTATATATATTCAAAAAATCGTTGATATAATTTCATGTGCTAAGGCACTGATTTTAAAATAGAAAATAAAAAGGATGTCTCACACATCCTCGACGTATGAGACATCCTTTTTGTTTAAGTTCACTTATATATGCAGTTCTTCCCATTCTGCCATACAAGCTTCAAGTTGTTCTTGTAGTGTTTGCTTTTTAGATGTAATTTCACTAGCCTTTTCATAATCTGCATATATTTCTGGTAAGCAAAGCTGATCTTCTAATGTAGCAATTTCTTCTTCAAATTCTACGATGTTTTGTTCTAGCTCCTCAATTTTCCGAGTGCGTTGACGCTCTAATTGTTTACGCTCTTTTTCTTCGAGATAATTTAATTTTTCTTGAGCTACAGTTTTTTGAACAGGTGCCTGATTTTCTTGCTGTTCTTGTTGTTCAAATTCTGCACGTTCAATCATTTCATTCTTCTTTTCAACGTAGTAATCGTAGTCACCTAAATATTCTTGTGCACCTTCTGTTGATAACTCAACAACGGTTGTCGTTACACGATTAATAAAGTAGCGGTCATGAGAGACGAATAGAAGAGTACCTGGATAATCAATTAAAGCATTCTCTAGAATTTCTTTACTATTTAAATCAAGATGGTTCGTTGGCTCATCAAGAATTAGTAAATTTGATTTTTGCATCATAAGCTTTGCAAGAGCTAATCGGGCTTTTTGTCCACCACTAAGAGAAGATACTGGCTTTAGTACATCATCCCCTGTGAATAAAAAGTTGCCTAGTATAGTGCGAATTTCTTTTTCAGGTTGCAGAGGATATTCATCCCATAGTTCATTTAAAACTCGCTTAGAAGATGTTAAGTTAGCTTGTTCTTGATCATAATAACCAACAGATACATTTGATCCGAAAGAAACATCACCATTTAGTAGAGGTAACTTATTCACAAGTGATTTTAACAATGTGGATTTCCCAATTCCGTTCGGTCCAACTAAAGCAACACTATCCCCACGAGTTAAGCGCATAGTTACATGTTCAATAATCGGATCTTCATCATAGCCAATAGTTGCATCTTTCACTTGTAAAACATCATTTCCGCTTTGTTTTTCAATATCAAAGTGGAAGGAAGCTGACTTAGAATCGCCCAATGGTCTAGTTAATAATTCCATTCTGTCTAATTGTTTACGGCGACTTTGAGCGCGCTTTGTTGTAGATGCACGAGCTATATTTTTTTGCACAAAGTCTTCAAGTTTAGCAATTTCATCCTGTTGTTTTTCATACCGTTTCATCTCTTGCTCGTATAGTGCCGATTTTAAGTCTAAATATTTACTGTAGTTACCAACAAATCGTTTGCTTTCCTTATTAGAAATTTCGTATACCTGTGTAACGAGTTTATCTAAGAAATAACGGTCATGGGAAACGATTAAAATTGCGCCAGGATAACCTTGTAAATATTGTTCAAGCCAAGTTAATGTTTCAATGTCCAAATGGTTTGTAGGCTCGTCTAAAATAAGTAAATCTGGTTTAGTTAATAATAATTTACCAAGAGCTAATCGTGTTTTTTGCCCACCACTTAATGTAGAAATTGTCGTCTGGTGCATTTCAACTGGGAAGCCAAGACCGCTTAAAATCGAGCGGATATCCGCTTCGTACTGATAGCCACCTTGATCTTTATAATCTAATTGTAATTGATCATAATCAGCTAATAATTTCTCGTATATAGCTGCATTTGAAAAGTTTTCTTCTTTGCCCATCTCTTGCTCTAGCCTTCGAAGTTTTGTCTCCATTTGCTGCAAGTGTGTAAAGACGGTTAACATTTCATCCCAAATTGTTAAAGACGTTTCTAATCCGGTATTTTGAGCTAAATACCCCATTGAGACATCTTTTGGTTTTATAATTTCACCACCATCATGAGATAACTCACCAGCTATTATTTTTAATAATGTAGATTTTCCGGCTCCATTTCGTCCGACTAGTGCGATACGATCTTTCGTTTGTACTTCCAATTTTATGTTTGCAAGAATCGTTTCTGCACCGTATAATTTCGAAAGCGCGTTTACTTGTAATAAAATCAATGTTTTCACCTCAAATAATTTCTTAACTTTGCCATGTTTATATTTCTCAATCATACTAAAAATAGTGTATAGTTTAAAATAAAGAGAGAATACTTCTTCTCTTTATTATACAAGGAAATTCATGAGTGCTAAACTTTTGTATTTGATTCAAGTATATGAATAAAGATAGGAAGAGAGGAGAGGTTATATGGATCAGCAAAAAATTCCACAGGCCACTGCCAAACGATTGCCTCTATACTATCGATTTATCCAAAACTTATCTCTTTCTGGTAAGCAACGTGTTTCATCAGCCGAATTGAGTGAAGCGGTAAAGGTTGATTCCGCAACTATTCGAAGAGATTTTTCATATTTTGGAGCGTTAGGGAAAAAAGGTTATGGATATAACGTAAATTATTTATTATCATTTTTCCGTGAAACACTCGACCAAGATGATATAACACGTGTAGCACTTATTGGAGTAGGTA
This genomic interval from Bacillus cereus contains the following:
- the rimI gene encoding ribosomal protein S18-alanine N-acetyltransferase, translating into MDMIFRKMALDDIAQIVAIEEASFSTPWTADAFQRELAMNEHAHYVVLEKDGRVIGYCGLWIIIDESHITNIAILPEYRGQKLGDALLKEVISEAKDLGVKTMTLEVRVSNEVAKQLYRKYGFQNGGIRKRYYADNQEDGLVMWVNI
- a CDS encoding ABC-F family ATP-binding cassette domain-containing protein, whose amino-acid sequence is MILLQVNALSKLYGAETILANIKLEVQTKDRIALVGRNGAGKSTLLKIIAGELSHDGGEIIKPKDVSMGYLAQNTGLETSLTIWDEMLTVFTHLQQMETKLRRLEQEMGKEENFSNAAIYEKLLADYDQLQLDYKDQGGYQYEADIRSILSGLGFPVEMHQTTISTLSGGQKTRLALGKLLLTKPDLLILDEPTNHLDIETLTWLEQYLQGYPGAILIVSHDRYFLDKLVTQVYEISNKESKRFVGNYSKYLDLKSALYEQEMKRYEKQQDEIAKLEDFVQKNIARASTTKRAQSRRKQLDRMELLTRPLGDSKSASFHFDIEKQSGNDVLQVKDATIGYDEDPIIEHVTMRLTRGDSVALVGPNGIGKSTLLKSLVNKLPLLNGDVSFGSNVSVGYYDQEQANLTSSKRVLNELWDEYPLQPEKEIRTILGNFLFTGDDVLKPVSSLSGGQKARLALAKLMMQKSNLLILDEPTNHLDLNSKEILENALIDYPGTLLFVSHDRYFINRVTTTVVELSTEGAQEYLGDYDYYVEKKNEMIERAEFEQQEQQENQAPVQKTVAQEKLNYLEEKERKQLERQRTRKIEELEQNIVEFEEEIATLEDQLCLPEIYADYEKASEITSKKQTLQEQLEACMAEWEELHI
- the tsaB gene encoding tRNA (adenosine(37)-N6)-threonylcarbamoyltransferase complex dimerization subunit type 1 TsaB, yielding MKVLAIDTSNYVMGVSLIEEGNVIGEIITNLTKNHSVRLMPAVEKLLKECGVKPKELTKIVVAAGPGSYTGVRIGVTAAKTLAWSLQIPIVGVSSLEVVAANGANFKGLISPLFDGRRGQIYTGLYTYEGEQLTSIEEDRIMLIVDWLQMLKDKEQPVLFIGNDVKLHKETIIEYLGDQAVFAPFTKNNPRPSELAFLGLQKEEQDVHTFVPSYLRLAEAETNWLESQKK
- the tsaD gene encoding tRNA (adenosine(37)-N6)-threonylcarbamoyltransferase complex transferase subunit TsaD, which translates into the protein MEKNTIILGIETSCDETAVAVVKNGTEIIANIVASQIESHKRFGGVVPEIASRHHVEEITVVLEEALKEANITFEDIDAIAVTEGPGLVGALLIGVNAAKAVAFAHDIPLVGVHHIAGHIYANRLVKEVQFPLLSLVVSGGHTELVYMKEHGSFEVIGETRDDAAGEAYDKVARTLSMPYPGGPHIDRLAHEGKPTIDLPRAWLEPDSYDFSFSGLKSAVINTVHNAKQRGIEIAPEDLAASFQESVIDVLVTKASRAADAYNVKQVLLAGGVAANKGLRARLEAEFAQKENIELIIPPLSLCTDNAAMIAAAGTIAYEQGKRATLALNANPGLDIEA